A window from Pseudomonas moraviensis encodes these proteins:
- the pdxB gene encoding 4-phosphoerythronate dehydrogenase PdxB: MLIVADENIPLLDAFFAGFGEIRRVPGRSIDRATVEQADVLLVRSVTNVNRALLEGSKVRFVGTCTIGTDHLDLDYFNEAGITWSSAPGCNARGVVDYVLGSLMTLAEIEGVDLTQRTYGVVGAGEVGGRLIKVLKALGWNVKVCDPPRQAADGGEYVSLEQIIQQCDVISLHTPLTRSGDDATWHLFDQQRLRQLKQGAWLINAARGPVVDNAALREVLLEREDLQAVLDVWEKEPEVDVALAELCVLATPHIAGYSLDGKQRGTAQIYQAYCAFIGQPADIQLSDLLPAAWLSEVSLHGGSDPAWALAMLCRGVYDPRRDDADFRRSLVGNVAEQRAAFDVLRKQYPVRREIEGLKVRIEGDGPALRQIVEALGAVAV, from the coding sequence ATGCTGATTGTTGCCGATGAAAATATCCCGCTGCTCGACGCCTTCTTTGCCGGTTTCGGTGAAATCCGCCGGGTCCCGGGCCGCTCCATTGACCGTGCGACGGTCGAGCAGGCCGATGTGTTGCTGGTGCGTTCGGTGACCAACGTCAACCGCGCGCTGCTTGAGGGCAGCAAGGTGCGCTTTGTCGGCACCTGCACCATCGGCACCGACCACTTGGATCTCGATTACTTCAACGAGGCCGGGATTACCTGGTCGAGCGCGCCGGGATGCAACGCTCGGGGTGTGGTCGATTACGTACTGGGCAGTCTGATGACACTGGCCGAAATCGAAGGGGTGGATCTGACTCAGCGTACCTACGGCGTCGTTGGCGCCGGTGAAGTCGGTGGTCGCTTGATCAAGGTCCTGAAGGCCTTGGGCTGGAACGTCAAGGTGTGCGATCCGCCGCGTCAGGCTGCCGATGGCGGCGAATATGTCAGCCTCGAGCAGATCATCCAGCAGTGCGACGTGATCAGTCTGCATACGCCACTGACCCGTAGCGGCGACGATGCAACGTGGCATCTGTTCGATCAACAGCGTCTGCGGCAACTCAAGCAGGGTGCGTGGCTGATCAACGCGGCGCGCGGCCCTGTGGTGGACAACGCAGCGCTGCGTGAGGTGCTGCTCGAGCGCGAGGACCTGCAGGCAGTGCTCGATGTCTGGGAAAAGGAGCCTGAAGTCGATGTTGCGCTGGCCGAACTCTGTGTATTGGCCACGCCACATATTGCCGGTTACAGCCTCGATGGCAAGCAACGCGGGACTGCGCAAATCTATCAGGCTTACTGCGCGTTCATCGGGCAGCCCGCAGATATCCAGCTCAGTGATCTTTTGCCGGCAGCGTGGCTGTCGGAAGTTTCCCTGCACGGCGGCAGTGACCCGGCGTGGGCGCTGGCGATGTTGTGCCGGGGCGTGTACGACCCGCGCCGCGATGATGCGGATTTCCGCCGCAGTCTGGTGGGAAATGTCGCTGAACAGCGTGCGGCGTTTGATGTGTTGCGCAAGCAGTATCCGGTGCGACGCGAGATCGAAGGGCTCAAGGTGCGGATTGAAGGGGATGGGCCGGCGTTGCGCCAGATTGTCGAGGCGCTGGGGGCTGTGGCTGTCTAG
- a CDS encoding PA1571 family protein, producing the protein MSLQHSSEDKIEVIRTQPDQSLGCSIIDEQGREVPITENMIQDACRELEKRLVKPAEQE; encoded by the coding sequence ATGTCCTTGCAACACAGCAGCGAAGACAAGATTGAAGTGATCCGCACCCAACCCGACCAGTCTCTGGGTTGCTCGATTATCGATGAACAGGGCCGCGAAGTACCGATCACTGAAAACATGATCCAGGACGCTTGCCGCGAACTGGAGAAGCGATTGGTCAAGCCTGCCGAACAAGAGTGA
- a CDS encoding ABC transporter transmembrane domain-containing protein, which yields MISMLSSRHRRALRLTSHFLLPYRWHAFGALLALIVTAGITLSMGQGIKLLVDQGFMTRSPHLLNQSIGIFMLLVLGLALGTFARFYLVSWIGERVVADIRRQVFNHLVYLHPGFYEDNRSSEIQSRLTADTTLLQSVIGSSLSLFLRNLLMVIGGVVLLFITNPKLTSIVVIALPLVIAPILIFGRRVRNLSRQSQDRIADIGSYVSETLGQIKTVQAYNHQVQDQQRFASTVEQAFDTARKRIFQRAWLITLVIVLVLGAVAVMLWVGGMDVMAGRISAGELAAFVFYSLIVGSAFGTLSEVIGELQRAAGAAERIAELLRSENIIQPPVTGLVTLPARVKGELELRDVRFSYPSRPQSYAVDGLNLTVRAGETLALVGPSGAGKSTVYDLLLRFYDPREGQILLDGVPLTSLDPLDLRRCFALVSQTPALFFGSVEENIRYGCPTATLEQVKEAARIAHAHDFIEQMPDGYRTHLGDGGLGLSGGQRQRLAIARALLVDAPILLLDEATSALDAQSEHLIQQALPTLMENRTTLVIAHRLATVKNADRIAVMDQGKLVAVGTHQELIASNPLYARLAALQFNDGDETSKRD from the coding sequence ATGATCTCCATGCTTTCCTCCCGACACCGGCGCGCCCTGCGCCTGACCAGTCATTTTCTCCTTCCATATCGCTGGCATGCCTTCGGCGCGTTACTCGCGCTGATCGTCACGGCCGGCATCACCTTGTCGATGGGGCAGGGCATCAAGTTGTTGGTGGATCAGGGCTTCATGACCCGATCGCCGCATCTGCTCAATCAGTCCATCGGCATTTTCATGCTGCTGGTGCTCGGGCTGGCGCTGGGCACTTTCGCCCGTTTCTATCTGGTGTCGTGGATCGGCGAGCGGGTGGTCGCCGACATTCGTCGCCAGGTTTTCAACCATCTGGTGTATCTGCATCCGGGCTTTTATGAGGACAACCGCAGCTCGGAAATCCAGTCGCGCCTGACTGCCGACACCACGCTGCTGCAATCAGTAATCGGCTCGTCGCTCTCGCTGTTCCTGCGCAATTTGCTGATGGTGATCGGCGGTGTGGTGTTGCTGTTCATTACCAACCCCAAACTCACCAGCATTGTCGTGATTGCGCTGCCGCTGGTGATCGCGCCGATCCTGATTTTCGGCCGCCGCGTGCGCAATCTGTCGCGCCAGAGCCAGGACCGCATCGCCGATATTGGCAGCTACGTGTCGGAAACCCTGGGCCAGATCAAAACCGTGCAGGCCTACAACCACCAGGTGCAGGATCAACAGCGCTTCGCCTCGACCGTCGAGCAGGCGTTCGACACCGCGCGCAAACGGATTTTTCAGCGGGCGTGGTTGATCACCTTGGTGATTGTGCTGGTGTTGGGCGCGGTGGCAGTGATGTTGTGGGTCGGCGGCATGGACGTCATGGCCGGGCGGATTTCCGCCGGAGAACTGGCGGCATTCGTTTTTTACAGCCTGATCGTCGGCAGTGCGTTCGGCACATTGAGCGAAGTGATCGGTGAGCTGCAACGCGCTGCGGGCGCCGCCGAACGCATCGCAGAATTGCTGCGTTCGGAAAACATCATCCAGCCACCGGTGACCGGACTGGTTACTTTGCCAGCCCGAGTCAAAGGTGAGCTTGAACTGCGCGATGTGCGCTTTTCCTACCCGTCGCGTCCGCAAAGCTACGCAGTCGATGGCTTGAATCTGACGGTCAGGGCGGGCGAAACCCTGGCGTTGGTGGGACCGTCCGGCGCGGGCAAGTCCACGGTCTACGACCTGTTGCTGCGCTTCTACGATCCGCGCGAGGGCCAGATTCTGCTGGATGGCGTGCCGCTCACCAGCCTCGATCCGCTGGATCTGCGCCGCTGTTTCGCACTGGTCTCGCAAACCCCTGCGCTGTTCTTCGGAAGTGTGGAGGAGAACATTCGCTACGGCTGCCCAACCGCCACGCTGGAGCAGGTCAAGGAAGCTGCGCGAATCGCCCACGCCCACGATTTCATCGAGCAAATGCCTGATGGTTATCGGACTCATCTGGGCGATGGCGGTCTCGGGCTGTCAGGCGGTCAGCGCCAGCGCCTGGCCATTGCTCGCGCCCTGCTGGTGGACGCGCCGATCCTGCTGCTGGACGAAGCCACCAGCGCCCTCGACGCACAGAGCGAGCATCTGATCCAGCAAGCCTTGCCAACGCTGATGGAAAACCGCACA
- a CDS encoding MATE family efflux transporter — protein MNPVTDQPVAVSLTRPARIRLELKNLLALALPIIIAQLATTAMGFVDAVMAGRVGPKDLAAVALGNSIWVPVFLLMTGTLLATTPKVAQRFGAGKHSEIGPIVRQALWLALVVGLIATSMLVAAEPVLHLMKVDPELIGPCMQYLHGIASGLPAVAFYHVLRCTSDGIGRTRPAMVLGLCGLALNIPLNYIFIYGHFGVPAMGGVGCGWATAIVMWMMALGLAGYERWAPAYRSSELFSRFDWPQWAVIKRLLSIGLPIGIAVFAESSIFAVIALLIGSLGATVVAGHQIALNVSSLVFMIPYSLGMAVTVRVGQALGREEPREARFAAGVGMGTALAYACLSASLMLLLREPIAAIYTADPTVIHIAAMLIVYSALFQFSDAIQVTAAGALRGYQDTRVTMILTLFAYWGIGLPVGYALGLTDWLGAPRGPSGLWQGLIVGLSCAALMLSIRLTRSARKRIRISRSAG, from the coding sequence GTGAACCCTGTAACTGACCAACCTGTCGCCGTCTCCCTGACCCGCCCTGCGCGGATTCGCCTGGAGTTGAAAAACCTGCTCGCCCTGGCCCTGCCGATCATCATCGCGCAACTGGCGACCACGGCCATGGGCTTCGTCGATGCGGTGATGGCCGGGCGCGTCGGGCCTAAGGATCTGGCGGCGGTGGCGTTGGGCAACTCGATCTGGGTGCCGGTGTTTCTGTTGATGACCGGCACTCTGCTCGCCACCACGCCGAAAGTGGCGCAACGTTTCGGCGCCGGCAAGCACAGCGAGATCGGCCCGATCGTGCGTCAGGCGCTGTGGCTGGCATTGGTGGTGGGATTGATCGCCACCTCGATGCTGGTCGCCGCTGAACCGGTGTTGCACCTGATGAAGGTCGACCCAGAGCTGATCGGCCCGTGCATGCAATACCTGCACGGCATCGCCAGCGGCTTGCCGGCGGTGGCCTTCTATCACGTGTTGCGTTGCACCAGTGACGGCATTGGCCGCACCCGCCCGGCCATGGTGTTGGGCCTGTGCGGTCTGGCGCTGAACATCCCGCTGAACTACATCTTCATCTATGGCCACTTTGGCGTGCCGGCCATGGGCGGCGTCGGCTGCGGCTGGGCCACGGCAATCGTGATGTGGATGATGGCGCTGGGTCTGGCCGGTTACGAACGCTGGGCGCCGGCCTATCGTTCGAGCGAGCTGTTCAGTCGCTTCGACTGGCCGCAGTGGGCGGTGATCAAGCGTCTGCTGTCGATTGGTTTGCCGATCGGCATCGCGGTGTTTGCCGAATCGAGCATCTTCGCCGTGATCGCCCTGCTCATCGGCAGCCTCGGCGCGACGGTGGTGGCCGGGCATCAGATTGCACTGAACGTCAGCTCGCTGGTGTTCATGATTCCGTATTCGCTGGGCATGGCGGTCACCGTGCGTGTCGGACAGGCATTGGGCCGCGAAGAACCGCGGGAGGCGCGTTTTGCCGCCGGAGTCGGCATGGGCACCGCCCTGGCCTACGCCTGCCTGTCGGCGAGTCTGATGCTGTTGCTGCGCGAGCCAATTGCAGCGATCTATACCGCCGATCCGACGGTGATTCACATCGCGGCGATGCTGATCGTGTATTCGGCGCTGTTCCAGTTTTCCGATGCGATCCAGGTGACTGCTGCCGGCGCGTTGCGTGGTTATCAGGACACTCGCGTGACGATGATCCTGACCCTGTTCGCTTACTGGGGGATTGGCTTGCCGGTCGGTTACGCGTTGGGCCTGACCGACTGGCTCGGCGCGCCACGTGGCCCGAGCGGCCTGTGGCAGGGGTTGATCGTCGGTCTGAGCTGCGCGGCGCTGATGCTCTCGATCCGTCTGACGCGCAGTGCGCGCAAGCGGATTCGGATCAGTCGTTCGGCGGGTTGA